GGCGCACCTTCTGCAACGATGCCAAAGGCCCAGGGTTCGGCCACCACGGCCACCGCGATGCAGACAGCGGCCAGGCCGATCATGCTGTGCATGAAGGCGACCAGCTCGGGCATCTTGGTCATCTCCACCCGCTTGGCCATGACGGCGCCCACACCGCCACCGACCACCAGGCCACCGAGCACCCAGCCCAGGCCTTGCGCGGCGTTGACCTGCATCTGCTCGGCCAGGGTGAAGATCAGGCCGCCCGTGGTCAGCACGGCAATCGCCATGCCGGTCATGCCGAAGACGTTGCCCCGGATCGAGGTGGTGGGGTGCGACAGGCCCTTCAAGGCCTGGATGAAGCAGACGCTGGCGATGAGGTACAGCAGCGTGACGAGGTTCATGCTCATTTCGCAGCCCCTTCAGCGGCCGGTGCCTTGCGTTCTTTCTTCTTGAACATCTCCAGCATGCGCCGGGTGACGAGGAAGCCACCGAAGACGTTGACGGCAGCCAGCGCCACGGCGAGCACGCCCATGGTCTTGCCCAGCTGCGTCTCGGTGAGCGCTGCGGCCAGCATGGCACCCACGATCACGATGGCCGAGATGGCGTTGGTCACGGCCATCAGCGGTGTGTGCAGTGCGGGCGTGACGTTCCACACCACGTGGTAACCCACGTAGATCGCCAGCACGAAGATGATGAGGTTGAGGATGGTGGGGGATACGGCTTCCATGTCAGTGCCTCGCGTCAGACTTTCTTGATTTCGGAGATGCGGTTGCCCTCGCCGAGCAACACCACCCGGGGCTTCCAATGCGGCACGACGTCGTCGGCGACCGGCGCGTAGGTGCAAATGATCAGCAAATCGCCCACGTGCGCCTTGCGCGCGGCCGCGCCGTTGAGCGAAATCGCGCCCGAGCCGCGCGCGGCTTTGATGATGTAGGTGGAGAAGCGCTCGCCGTTGTTGACGTTGTAGAGCTCGATCTTCTCGAACTCGCGCATGTCGGCGGCGTCCAGCAGGTCTTCGTCGATCCCGCAAGAACCTTCGTAATGGAGGTCGGCTTCGGTCACGGTTGCGCGATGCAGTTTCGCGCGCAGCATTACTCGGTTCATTTGCGTTTCACTTCACCGTTTTGGGTCATCAGGCAGGCGGCGACGATGTCGTCGTCCATCGGCACCTGCACCGCCGTCGCATCTTTGGGCAGCACGAGCTTGAGGAAATCGAGCACGTTGCGCGCATACAGCGCCGACGCATCGGCACCCACCATCGCCGCCAGGTTGGTCTCGCCCACGATGGTCACACCGTGTTTCACCACGGTCTTGTCCGCCTCGCTCAACGGGCAGTTGCCGCCCACACCGTCGGCACCCTTGCCCGCGGCAATGTCCACGATCACACTGCCCGGCTTCATCGCCTTGACCATCTCTTCGGTGATCAGCACCGGCGCGGCGCGCCCAGGGATCAGCGCGGTGGAGATCACCACGTCGGCCAGCGCCACGCGCTTGGCCACTTCCACCTTCTGGCGCTCCAGCCAGCTCGGCGGCATCGGGCGCGCGTAGCCACCCACGCCTTCGGCCGCTTCCTTCTCTTCGGCGGTCTCGTACGGCACGTCGATGAACTTGCCGCCCAAGGACTCGACCTGCTCCTTCACGCTGGGGCGCACGTCGGACGCTTCGATCACCGCGCCCAGGCGCTTGGCCGTGGCAATCGCTTGAAGACCGGCCACACCCACGCCGAGGATGACCACGCGCGCGGCCTTGACCGTGCCCGCCGCCGTCATGAGCATGGGAAAGAAGCGCTGGTAGTGGTGCGCGGCCAGCATGACGGCCTTGTAGCCGGCGATGTTGGCTTGCGAGGAGAGCACGTCCATGCTTTGTGCGCGCGTGGTGCGCGGCGCGGCTTCGAGTGCGAAGGCGGTGAGGCCCGCGCTGGCCATGCGTTGCAGGCCGGCGGCATCGAAGGGGTTGAGCATGCCGACCACGGTCGCGCCCGGCTTCATCAAAGCCAGCTCGCCATCGCTGGGCGCGCGCACCTTGAGCACCAGGTCACAACCCAGCGCGCCGGCCGCATCGGTGATCTCGGCACCGGCGGCCACAAAGGCCTCGTCGGTCACGCTGGCGGCCACGCCCGCGCCCGACTGCACGCGCACGCTGTGGCCTTGCGCCACGACTTTCTTCACCGTCTCCGGGGTCACGGCCACCCGGGTCTCGCCCGCTGTGGTCTCAGCGGGTACGCCTATCTGCATGGAAGTCTCCTCACTCGATTTCGAAAGACAAATCCGGGCGAGGATAACTGAAAGCGGCAGGCTGAAAGCCTTTTGTCAGCTTTTATGGAACGCCCATAATGCCCGCCATGCAAGCCCGATGGAAACCCAATGTCACCGTCGCAGCCGTGATCGAGCGGGACGGGCGATTTCTGCTGGTCGAGGAACACACCTCCGAAGGCTTGCGCCTGAACAACCCGGCGGGCCATCTGGATCCTGGAGAAAGCCTGCTGGACGGCGTGGTTCGCGAAACGCTGGAAGAAACGACCCACCGTTTCACGCCCACGGCGTTGTTGGGCGTGTACCTGTCGCGCACACAGCGCAAGGGCCGGGGCGCGCAGCCCGATGAAGACATCACCTATCTGCGCTTCGCCTACTGTGGCGAACTCGGCGAAACGGTGCCGGGCCGCACGCTGGACGCCGGCATCGTGCGCACGCTCTGGTTGACCCCCGACGAAATCCGCGACAGCGCCGAGCGCCTGCGCAGCCCGCTGGTGCTGCGTTGCATGGAAGACCATCTGGCGGGCCAGCGCCATCCGCTGTCCATGGTGTTCGTCGATGCGTCGGTAACGACCGGCATCGCGCCACGCTGACGCGGCAATCAGAGAACCATCAATAGCGCGGCCGGCGCCGGGTTGTGGCGGCGCGCCTGCGCCAGAGGCACGCGCAGGGAAAAACACGAACCCCTGCCTGGCACGGACCGCAGTGCGACACCGATGCCCAGCACCCGCGCGCCGCTCTTCACGATCGGAAGCCCCAGCCCTGCTCCGCGGTCGGCCTCGGGAGCATCGCGGAAGAACGCCTCGAAAACGCGTTCGTGGCACATCGGATCGATGCCCGGGCCCGTGTCCCAGACCTGCAGCAACAGACTGGCACCACTGTGTCGGCTGGCCACCACCACCCCACCGCTGGCGGTGAAGCGGATCGCGTTGTCCACCAAGTGGCTCAACATGCGTTCGAGCAGCACCGGGTTGCTGCGGACCTTGGCGATGGACGGCGTCACATCCCAGCGCAACCGCTTGCCCGTCGCCAAGGGGCCGAACACCTCATCGACATGGTCCAGCAGGGATTGCACGGAAAAATCGACCAGACCGGGCTGGAGAGCACCCGAGTCCAGACTGGCGATGAGCCCCAATGCGTCGATCCGGTCGCCCACGGAACTCAAGGACGCCCGCATCTGAGGCCAGGCCGGCCCGCCCGTCGCCCGCTCAGCTTGGCGCAGCGGATCATCGCGGGCCTGGCCCGAAACCTCCAGGGGTTGGCGCAAGTACGCCGCGACCGCCATCAACAAACGCGCGCGCTCTGGCGCAAGCCGCCGGGACTCGGCCCCGGCCGCCGCTCGGGATCGACCACGCAACCCGGACATGAATTGCGACAGCCAATTCAATGGCGTCGTGTTCCGCACAAACATGGCATGCCTCCCCGTCTCAATTGCAACCGCAAATTCCTCAGAAGCGCAGGCATCGGGCAAATCCATCCGCACAACGCCGCCCCCCCGAGAAATCGCCATTGTTCGAAGCACGCCATCCATTCGGCCATACCACCGCGGCAGTATTTTCAGGATTTCATCACCGCCAATACCCCCGACTGCATTGCAAGGGATCCACAGCCCCAATTTCCTCCCAAATACTACTTGCGCGGTATGTATGCAATGCCACCCTCTGCCTACCATGCGCCCCTGGTCAACGGCCGATCGGGCGAGCACGGCTTTCACGCCTTCGATTCCGATGCTATTGCCCGTGTACACCTGCTCCCCATCGAACTCAAGGAATTCGCGGTGGCCATTCCATTCAAATCAACCCACCATTTCACCGCGGGCCATTACGCCATCGTCGGAATGATCGACATGTCCCTGCTCCATTTCCAATCATGCGCATTGAATTTCCTGGAATCGGTGCAAACCGAAGCAATTCGAGCCAGCCAGGAAGAGCAAACCCAGACACTGGGGCCCGGCGCATGAGGTGGGACAGCGTGAGAAAACCGCGCGTGCTCTGCGTGGACGACGAGCCCGAGGTGCTGCGGGCACTCCAATGGCTTCTGGACGCGTCGTTCGAGGTCTCCTGCACCACCGATGCACGCGAAGGACGCGCGCGCTTGCGCTGCGATGATTTCGAGGTCGTTATCAGCGATCTGCGCATGCCGCAGATGCTCGGCACCGAGTTGCTGCAGTGGGCGCGCATCGAATCGCCCAACACGATGCGCTTGATGCTCGCCGAGCCACCGGATTTCGCCGAGGTGGTGGACGCGGTCAACGCCAGCGAGGTGTTCCGGCTCTTGCCCAAGCCGTGGGACGCGCCCCAGTTGCTGGACACGGTGGACTACGCCGCGGCGGTGGCGCGCAGTGTGCCGCTGATCGAACCTGAGGGAGCCGGTGGTGGGTCGATCCGGGAAGAAGAGGCGGTGGTCTTGCTGGACCCCGACCCGGCGATCGAGTCGCAGGTTCGCGCATGCCTGGATGCACAGACGCGGTTGTACTGGGCACGCAGTCCCGGCGAAGCCGATGCCTTGTTGGCGCGCCACGCCGTGGCCGTGCTCGTGGTTGAGCCCCAGATCGGCAGCGCGTCCACGCTCGAGCTGATCCATGCACTCAAAAGCCGCCAGCCCCATGCCGTGCCGGTGGCGTTGAGTGCCGAACGAGACCCCACGCTGCTCATCCGCCTGATCAACGAGGCGCAGATCTTCCGCTTCCTGAGCAAGCCGGTGGTGCACCCCTATGCCCGCCGCACAGTCCAGGCCGCGTTGGCGCAGCACAGGGCCTTGCTCGCGCAGCCTCTGCGCACCGCACGGCATGCGGTGCAACGCCCGGCGAACGACGGCCAGGCGTTCGTGTAATGCTCAACCCGTACCCGAAGTGATCACGCCGCCACCCAGGCACACGTCGCCGTCGTACAGCACCGCACTCTGGCCCGGCGTCACCGCCCACTGCGGTTCGCGGAACGCGAGTGCGAAGTCGGTCTGGCCATGGGCTTCGAAATGGCAGGCCGCGTCGGCCTGGCGGTACCGCGTCTTGGCGGCGATGTCGGCCGGTGCCGGCGCCTGGCCCGACACCCAGCTCGCATCCTGCGCCCGCAAGCGGGGCGACAGCAACCAGGGGTGATCGTGGCCCTGGACCACCCACAACGTGTTCTTCTCGATGTCCTTGCGCGCCACGAACCAGGGCGCGTGGTCGTTGCCACCCTTTTGCGCGCCTTTCTCGCGCACGCCGCCAATGCCCAGGCCCTGGCGTTGACCCAGCGTGTAGAAGCTCAATCCCACGTGCTGGCCGAGCACGCGGCCTTTCGCATCCTTGATCGGCCCCGGCTCTTTCGCGATGTAGCGGTTGAGGAAATCGCGGAAGGGCCGCTCGCCGATGAAGCAGATGCCGGTGCTGTCCTTCTTCTTCGCATTGGGCAGCGCGATCTCGGCGGCCAAGCGGCGCACCTCGGTCTTGGGCAACTCGCCCACAGGAAACAGGGTCTTGCTCAGTTGCGCCTGGTTGAGCCGGTGCAGGAAGTAGCTCTGGTCTTTCAAGGGGTCCTTGCCCTTGAGCAACTCGAACCGGCCCCCGCGTTCGCGCACACGGGCGTAGTGGCCCGTGGCGATTTTCTCGGCGCCCAGGCGCATGGCGTGGTCGAGAAAGGCCTTGAACTTGATTTCGGCGTTGCAGAGGACGTCCGGGTTCGGCGTGCGCCCGGCCTGGTATTCGCGCAGGAACTCGGCGAACACGCGGTCCTTGTATTCGGCGGCGAAGTTCACGTGCTCGATCTCGATGCCCAAGACGTCGGCCACGCTCGCGGCGTCCAGGAAATCCTGGCGCGTGGAGCAGTACTCGCCGTCGTCGTCGTCCTCCCAGTTCTTCATGAAGATGCCGATGACTTCGTGGCCCTGCTGCTTGAGCAGATACGCACTCACCGCGGAGTCCACGCCTCCGCTCAATCCCACCACCACACGCTGTTTGCTTGCCATCGGGCGATTATCCCGGTGCGGCAATCCACCCGAGGCGCATGGGGTGACTGCGCCCCCGCACGGTCGAACCATGCAGCCCCCCGTGGCACACTGCGCCGATGCCCATCGCCATCGATCCCGCCGAGGTGGAGTTCACCGCCATCCGCGCCCAGGGCGCGGGCGGGCAGAACGTCAACAAGGTGTCCAACGCGGTACACCTGCGTTTTGCGGTTCATGCGTCTTCGCTGCCCGAGGCGGTGAAGGCGCGCCTGCTCGCGCTGAGCGACCAGCGCATCACAACCGAAGGCGTGGTGGTGATCAAGGCACAGACCAGCCGCAGCCTGGAGCAGAACAAGGCCGAAGCGCTGGAACGCCTGCAAGCGCTGGTGGACAGCGTGGCCACCGTGCCCAAGTCGCGCAAGGCCACCAAGCCCACCTACGGTTCGACCCAGCGGCGGCTCGAAGGCAAGGCCTCTCGCTCCAGCGTCAAGCAATTGCGCGGCCGCGTGCGCGGCATCGACTGAAAGCCGCGCATCTTTTGCGTTAAGGTTTTTTTAGGGTTCCTTTAAGCGCTATTTAGCAGCGCACGGCGACGGCCATTCCTAGACTGCATGCCATGATTCGTGGCGCATGGGGTGCCACGGTCACACCCGAAAAGGCGGGCCCGGCCCGCACAAGGAATCCACATGCAATCCCACCTTCTCGAATTGGCCCAAGTGGTCGCCACCGCCCGCACCGGCCAGGGCCGCTTCAACCTGTATGCCGGCATCCACAAGGCCTTGCGCGCCTTCATGGTCGACACGCTCACCGCGATCGGCCGCACCGACCCGGCGAACCCGGCGGGCGTCGCGCACACGGCACAGCAGACGCTGGCGCTGCTCGGCCTGTTCGAAGGCCACCTCCAGCATGAAAATGGCTTCGTACATCCCGCGCTGGACGCGCGCTGCCCCGGTGTGGCAAGCCGCATCGCTGGCGAGCACGTGGAGCACGAACACCACATCGCCCACCTGCGCAGCGTGACGCAGGCCCTGGCGCAGGGCGACACCCGCGAGCGCGAGGCGGCACTGTACGCGCTCTACCTCGGCATGGCCCGATTCGTGGCCGACAACCTGCAGCACATGCACATCGAAGAGACGGTGCACAACCCGGCGCTCTGGGCGGCCTACAGCGACGAGGAACTGATCGCGATCCACGACGCCCTGGTGGCCGCCGTGACGCCTGAGCACATGGCGCTGGTCACGCGCTGGATGCTGCCGAACCTCAACGCCCCCGAGCGGCTGGAGATGATGCAGGGCATGCGCGCCAGCGCCCCCCCACCGGCGTTCCAAGGCATGGTGGACGCCGCGCGGGGCCTGCTGCCACAGGCCGATTGGGTCCAGCTCGCGCGCGGCCTGGCGCTCCCGATCGCGTCCGGCTTGATGACGGCCTAAGCGGCCACGTCCTCCAGCTGAACCGGACCCAGTGCTTCGAAGCGGAAGCAGCCGCGCCCGGTCTTCTGGATGCGCAGCTGCGGGCACTGCTCGGCCAACCGCCGGTGCAGCAGCCACAGGCGCGCCTCCAGGTTGTCGGCCACGTCGGGCAGGCGCAGCGACGCGTCCAGGCGCAGTTCGCGGTTGGTGAACTCGTGGCGGCCGTTGCGCTCCCGGTCCTGCAGCAACTTCCACAGAATCGCGCCGGCCACGCCCTTGATCAGGTAGCTGTGGTTGACGAAGATGCTGTCGTTGCTGCGGTAGTGGCGCACGTGCAGCGCCGGCCCCGCGGGCTGAGGCGTGGCCGTGGCGGCGGCGTTCGCTGGCGCGGCGGCGCGTTCGTCTTCGCAAGCGTCTTCGGCCTCCTGCATCAGATCGATCGCCGCGCCGAGCTGGCCGCCCAAAGCGACCAGCACGTCCTCCTCTTCGAAGCCGAACTGCATGTCCTCGCGGCCCTCGACGAAGAGCACGCCGATGACACGGTCGGCCGACAGCAAGGGCACCGCCATCTGGCTGCGCGGCTCGGGCAGGCCCGGGTAGGGAATGTCGGTGCCCGCAGGACCACTGCCTTCGCTCACCAGGCTGTCGCGCATGGCGCGGCTGTAGAGGTAGGCGCTGGCCATGTGCATGATGCGCACCGGCGTGCGCTCGCGCGCGGCCACGCCGATCACGCCGTCGCCCATGGCGATCTCCGATCCCACGCCCGAGGTGGCATAGCCTCGGCTGGCCACGGTGTAGAGGCGTTGCGTGGCCGGATCGAGAATGAGCAGCATCGCATGGTGCATGGCCAGCTCGTGCTCCAACGCGTCCAGCGCGGCATGGAGCAAAGCGCCCAGGCTGCACGCCGCCGACAGGCGCACGCTCGCGCGGCGCAGCGCGGCCAAGGCATGCGGGCGCGACCGCCGCACCGGCAAAGGCTCGCTCAAAGGCGCCTGCGGCAAGCGTTCGACCTCGATCACCTCG
The sequence above is a segment of the Hydrogenophaga sp. BPS33 genome. Coding sequences within it:
- a CDS encoding NAD(P) transhydrogenase subunit alpha, which codes for MEAVSPTILNLIIFVLAIYVGYHVVWNVTPALHTPLMAVTNAISAIVIVGAMLAAALTETQLGKTMGVLAVALAAVNVFGGFLVTRRMLEMFKKKERKAPAAEGAAK
- the panD gene encoding aspartate 1-decarboxylase, giving the protein MNRVMLRAKLHRATVTEADLHYEGSCGIDEDLLDAADMREFEKIELYNVNNGERFSTYIIKAARGSGAISLNGAAARKAHVGDLLIICTYAPVADDVVPHWKPRVVLLGEGNRISEIKKV
- a CDS encoding Re/Si-specific NAD(P)(+) transhydrogenase subunit alpha, which codes for MQIGVPAETTAGETRVAVTPETVKKVVAQGHSVRVQSGAGVAASVTDEAFVAAGAEITDAAGALGCDLVLKVRAPSDGELALMKPGATVVGMLNPFDAAGLQRMASAGLTAFALEAAPRTTRAQSMDVLSSQANIAGYKAVMLAAHHYQRFFPMLMTAAGTVKAARVVILGVGVAGLQAIATAKRLGAVIEASDVRPSVKEQVESLGGKFIDVPYETAEEKEAAEGVGGYARPMPPSWLERQKVEVAKRVALADVVISTALIPGRAAPVLITEEMVKAMKPGSVIVDIAAGKGADGVGGNCPLSEADKTVVKHGVTIVGETNLAAMVGADASALYARNVLDFLKLVLPKDATAVQVPMDDDIVAACLMTQNGEVKRK
- a CDS encoding NUDIX hydrolase, coding for MQARWKPNVTVAAVIERDGRFLLVEEHTSEGLRLNNPAGHLDPGESLLDGVVRETLEETTHRFTPTALLGVYLSRTQRKGRGAQPDEDITYLRFAYCGELGETVPGRTLDAGIVRTLWLTPDEIRDSAERLRSPLVLRCMEDHLAGQRHPLSMVFVDASVTTGIAPR
- a CDS encoding sensor histidine kinase; this translates as MFVRNTTPLNWLSQFMSGLRGRSRAAAGAESRRLAPERARLLMAVAAYLRQPLEVSGQARDDPLRQAERATGGPAWPQMRASLSSVGDRIDALGLIASLDSGALQPGLVDFSVQSLLDHVDEVFGPLATGKRLRWDVTPSIAKVRSNPVLLERMLSHLVDNAIRFTASGGVVVASRHSGASLLLQVWDTGPGIDPMCHERVFEAFFRDAPEADRGAGLGLPIVKSGARVLGIGVALRSVPGRGSCFSLRVPLAQARRHNPAPAALLMVL
- a CDS encoding response regulator codes for the protein MRKPRVLCVDDEPEVLRALQWLLDASFEVSCTTDAREGRARLRCDDFEVVISDLRMPQMLGTELLQWARIESPNTMRLMLAEPPDFAEVVDAVNASEVFRLLPKPWDAPQLLDTVDYAAAVARSVPLIEPEGAGGGSIREEEAVVLLDPDPAIESQVRACLDAQTRLYWARSPGEADALLARHAVAVLVVEPQIGSASTLELIHALKSRQPHAVPVALSAERDPTLLIRLINEAQIFRFLSKPVVHPYARRTVQAALAQHRALLAQPLRTARHAVQRPANDGQAFV
- the mnmA gene encoding tRNA 2-thiouridine(34) synthase MnmA translates to MASKQRVVVGLSGGVDSAVSAYLLKQQGHEVIGIFMKNWEDDDDGEYCSTRQDFLDAASVADVLGIEIEHVNFAAEYKDRVFAEFLREYQAGRTPNPDVLCNAEIKFKAFLDHAMRLGAEKIATGHYARVRERGGRFELLKGKDPLKDQSYFLHRLNQAQLSKTLFPVGELPKTEVRRLAAEIALPNAKKKDSTGICFIGERPFRDFLNRYIAKEPGPIKDAKGRVLGQHVGLSFYTLGQRQGLGIGGVREKGAQKGGNDHAPWFVARKDIEKNTLWVVQGHDHPWLLSPRLRAQDASWVSGQAPAPADIAAKTRYRQADAACHFEAHGQTDFALAFREPQWAVTPGQSAVLYDGDVCLGGGVITSGTG
- the arfB gene encoding alternative ribosome rescue aminoacyl-tRNA hydrolase ArfB, with the translated sequence MPIAIDPAEVEFTAIRAQGAGGQNVNKVSNAVHLRFAVHASSLPEAVKARLLALSDQRITTEGVVVIKAQTSRSLEQNKAEALERLQALVDSVATVPKSRKATKPTYGSTQRRLEGKASRSSVKQLRGRVRGID
- a CDS encoding hemerythrin domain-containing protein encodes the protein MQSHLLELAQVVATARTGQGRFNLYAGIHKALRAFMVDTLTAIGRTDPANPAGVAHTAQQTLALLGLFEGHLQHENGFVHPALDARCPGVASRIAGEHVEHEHHIAHLRSVTQALAQGDTREREAALYALYLGMARFVADNLQHMHIEETVHNPALWAAYSDEELIAIHDALVAAVTPEHMALVTRWMLPNLNAPERLEMMQGMRASAPPPAFQGMVDAARGLLPQADWVQLARGLALPIASGLMTA
- a CDS encoding GAF domain-containing protein — its product is MKSAKLDEVRPCLEGAIPAIMATSAVDGTPNVAYLSQVYYVDPQHVALSFQFFNKTRQNLLANPRSTLLVLNPINAVFYRLHLRYLRTETEGAVFESMKAQLAGIASHTGMADVFRLLGSDIHEVIEVERLPQAPLSEPLPVRRSRPHALAALRRASVRLSAACSLGALLHAALDALEHELAMHHAMLLILDPATQRLYTVASRGYATSGVGSEIAMGDGVIGVAARERTPVRIMHMASAYLYSRAMRDSLVSEGSGPAGTDIPYPGLPEPRSQMAVPLLSADRVIGVLFVEGREDMQFGFEEEDVLVALGGQLGAAIDLMQEAEDACEDERAAAPANAAATATPQPAGPALHVRHYRSNDSIFVNHSYLIKGVAGAILWKLLQDRERNGRHEFTNRELRLDASLRLPDVADNLEARLWLLHRRLAEQCPQLRIQKTGRGCFRFEALGPVQLEDVAA